The DNA sequence tcaaaattattattattgcacatttgattatgtttcaaatggAGATGCTTATATGAATTGTTTGATCAAtgttgcttaatttttttaaatattagagtGGATGACATGAGTTACTTATATAAATAACCgttacttaaaatatttatatcataaataacatatttcTCAAGTATGGTAGAACACAGAAAATTAAGttgattattcattttaataactTTAACATGAGaacaaatttttgtataaaatatttaaatttatgataaattatataagatccacaaaattaagataaataacttatttatatattcaacTATGCATTGTAGTTATTCTTAGTGTGCCTTCAATTTTTTAACAGAAATATCTAAGGTAACCCTAATATATTGACATGACAAATGTCATAATCTAATATGTATGATAACATGACACTTACAATGTGCTAACAATATCATAATTGTGCTATTTTGATCTTTAGTGTTACATTATAAGCATAGTGTCATTGCGACATCAACATATGTATTGAATTGTTAAGTCATTTTATATGTTAAACATATCAATGTCACATCGTTATTAATGTATTATGTCaacaattttcataaataaattgataatacATTAACAATGAACTaagaaaattgttaaatattaaaagtttgaaAGATCAACTGTACAATAATTTAACAAAGAATTAAAAGTGAATTTAAGTCAATCAGTTGCTAAGAAAATGCATACAATATATATAGTACACCATCTAAGAACCCATTCTTATCCCCTGACTCCAATTTCATTTCATAGGACGTATATATTCATTCAAATTTGTTCCAAGTCTATATTTCGAGTCTACACCTTGTAGGTAGCTAGGCTGTTACTCATCCgtatttatttgatttctatAAAAGTAGAACATCTCCTATATATAGTACACCATATGAGAACCCATTCTTATCCCAAGACTCCAATTTCATTTCTTAGGTCTATATACATTttgcctaaaaaaaataatgatacataaatatctcattatttaaaatatctttcaaatacctcttgtttctttttatcGATTTTTTACtatcacattataaattttatcatatcaatatttttctctcatataactttttatgcaatgattttttttttaaaaaaagttctaTATACTATATACATTCAGATTTGTTCTGACGCTATATTTTGAGTCTACACCTTGTAGAGAGGTTGtgactcacccatcatggagattctctttctacttattaattattatcactCTTCCAGATCCTAGTTCACATACTAATTTGAATGATAAAAGTATGTTtgaatttcaggtgaaaaaaattcaaaattatgtttcagaataaaatcaatttgagaTTATATTTGATTATCCTACAAAAGTATGTTTCACAGTAAAATTTGACctataaacttaattttaaagaaacaagACTTGAGATGCTTTTATAATACCTTTGGAAACTTCAATACAAACATGCACCAATAATACCTTTGGAGAAACATGGCTAGTTCATCTGACCAGCACCTTCATTCTTTTCATTATAGGAAACAATCTGATCTGGTGGGTCTTTTGATCCGCAAAGGTTTGGGCTAGCTGCATCAATATCCATCacagaataaataataaaatatttaacttccACGTTGTTTTGGAGAGTTGAAAAACATGCGATACAGACGAAATAAATTTACTGTGCacagttattttttttcatatgacaaagatttatttttttgaagtatAAGGGTACTTCTGCCATATATAAAGAATAATGTGATCcgaataacataaaaaaacattaatagtaAAATGTAAGAAAAGACATGAATGAATAAGCAAGATATATACAGTGTTGTGGCTTGTGAGGTGTCGTTTGTCCGAACTTGAGAGCTTCTTCTTCACAAGGCTGCAAAATCCACCACAGCAAACAATGAAAAGCCTCAAAatagcagagagagagagaaacacttGAGCTTATCAGGTCTTTTCTCAGAGAGACATTTCagcagtatttttattttatttttattttcaactgtTTGTGTTTCTATTTGTGAATTTGCGGATAGTATTTGGAGTGGAAGAGATTGTTACGTTATTTGTGTTTTTCATATCTGTGATTTGGTTGCGACTGATGCAGTCAGCCCCCACAGGAACAAGGTTTCAAGTCATGGGGCACTGGGAAGAAGAACAGTCACAACTCAACCATTTGAAGATAAGAGGgttaaaagaaatattgaaaAGGACATCACTCCAAATTTGAAAACCACGAGTCTATAGGGAGTGTCAGGTGAGTGTGAGGTTACAAGAGATCCAGTACAAATAATAGTACACCCCGGCATCATGGAATAGATAATACTAATTATATCTAGTATCTAGTatgatacaaatatataaaaaaaaagtatataaaaaagctagtttagtataataataatcaaataataataataatatctagTTGGTGCCacaactatatatttttataatatgagAATGACTAATATTATATTCTCTAACATACTCCTCTTAATACAATTTATCTTTGGTtagaatttatgaaaaattataaaattaagagtgaGAGTCATTATATAACAAGTAAgacctaaaaaattataatttttttttttataaattttagtcaattataaaaatgatactCAAAAGAATGTGTTAAAAAGTATgttatcaacatttttttaatattatatacatatttcTAACACAAATGATTGATGCAATCATATAAGGTTTCGTTGTGTTTATATAAGTGAAAACGATCTAGTTAATATGAGAATCAGTGTTTGATTCCCACTATTgcaaaattttatcaaacaaacaaaattagggAACACTCGTGATTTGCGACCTAAGACAAAAGAgacatcaaagttcaaaaaacaCTACTTACATATCAAGTTAAGTTATGGATTACAAGATCTTCGTATTTACAATGAAAATTCATATTGCATATGAAAAGTAGATTATGCATTTCAGTtatatttgtgaaattttttatcaattgcCTCAAATTTGCAGATCAAATATAGGTTAAGATGAAGAACATATTTTAATAGGGAGTAACCCTTGGATGTGTGGTTTGGGGTCTTTTGCTCCTTGAATGTATCCTGATTACGGTACTACGTACTTGTaccttatattaatatatattattattgctGTGTTTTCCCGAAGAACATAAGGGGAAGTGTGCATTTAGAAGGGTATTTTAGGTacatagaaagaaaagaagtgtATTAGTAAAGAAGGGGAGTGGAAATAGCAATTATCTCATGATGTTATGGTGGGTTTATTCTGAGGCCCATGAAGTATAGCCCGGCAACATGGTTCTcctcttttataatattattatgtgcATAACCTCGTACCTCTACATATTCTACCGCGTTGTTGCTGAAAAGTGAAAACCGTTGTCTTTGAATTCGAGAAACAGTTGCACTGTAGCATGGCCATTGCATGTGGGAGAATGGTGAAGAAAGcaaaaggataaaaagaaatgGAAGGATAACATCAGCACTCAAACCATCGAAAAGATTTCTAAATATTTTGTGTTTCTAATGTTCCTGCTTTGTTTTTTGATATAGAAAAATACTGTATAGCCTGAAATTTTTCAACAGAATGGCTTTGaaatttttccttcttattgATCCTTTCGGGACAGATCCCCAAACTTAATATACGGGGGCgaaatatttttagtaataagtattaaataaacattgaattataataattaaatatatcatattGCTATCTAAGTTATAgatgacatttttttatcatcaaatttaTCTATAGTAAAATATGCatcaaattcaattaattatatatatatatataatttaaagagTATTCTAATTAAATACTACTCTTTagtttcaaatataaataaaaaaattcattatatcttggtcccaaatataaataaatcttaattatttttaaaatatctttcatttaataAGAGATTTATGTTTGACATCAAATTCtaatgaatattaattttaaaaaaatatattttttagttgacattcatacaatttaataaacataactagttttcttaatatgagtgaaattattattttttgcttatatatatgtgatcgaagaaaatatgtattttatagTAATTCTTATAAGCATTAATTATCTCTTCATAGTTCATATTATGATTCATaattaaatgactttttttttgtatttttaatatattgtgaTAACATATTGTAGTTTAATTATAGAATAATTATAGAATTTAATGTTATGATactaatgaataaaataattttatattattattcaattataaattatcatttgaattattttaaaagttaataaatttatgagtTGTGATTCAatgactaataaaaaatatatattttgcttcCCCCCTCCATCCGTCTTGCTTGCCTGGGCTACTTTAATGGTGTGATACTGTGATTGAACATATCTACTTTGACATGCATGGCTTATGGCTAGATCTTGAGGTGAAGATAAGGATTGAAAAACACAGGGAAAAAGTGCTCCGTTGTGATAAcctgttattaaaaaaaaaaaaaaacagtttgtTAAGTCAGTGCCTCCTACTGTCAAGAAGAGATctagaatttttatatttatattagcaGAAAAATTAAacccatcatttttttttaaccatccAACCATACAACCTTTATATCTCCAGAAACTAAACTATAGGTGGTCTCTAACTCTTAAGGTCGGTTATAAGTTGTACATTACTGCAGAAAGGATGAATTAGTACGTAGTACGAGAGTTGCAAATGTTTGAACAGTATGCTCAGCTGCAATCATATATGGACTACATGGGTTAGttacttatttttctcttttcattccaaattaaacattattttgaatttggttTGTTAACATTTCTTGTCTCAGCGATCTTTGTAAGGATGGTTCTGCCATGTTCGATCTATGGGGGTGATAAAGGTATAGCACTATTGTGTGCTTATAGGTTAATTTAAAGTATTGgtttattgttaatttgttgtAATTATATGAAATGTTGAATACAGCATTCTTTAACCCACTAAAGTTGACCTAATAGTAAGAGATTAAATAATATGCATGAACTCATAAGTTTTAACTCAAATatcattattgtaaaaaaaaaatagcattctTTGATACTCgttcttttgttttcaaaaagaatttaattctaATCATGATTACATGTTAATAATCGTTATAACTTATAAAGTATCTGTCAAATTCTTAGAGTCATGCTTTGTGATCCTTATTAGCATCAATAGTtctattgttaattttaattaaacttcttaggtgcataaaatatttttttacttatatggGAAACACATTGctatttttggaaagaaaaatgtgTAAATGGTTAATTTTTTAGTGATTTCTTACATAAACTCCTTTCGAACACTGCATTGTTATCTACACATGATATTTTTGTATCTAATACAAGTGTACAGTTGATAAAGTTATTGGGTCATGCTGTCACAATTTCAATTATCGGCTGTCTGAACTTTGAGATAAAGAAATTCTTTAATAGTTTCCAGCAAACGTGTTTAAATAAAGATTTCAAAATACTTTTTCTAGAAATTTTATCCTACGATCAAATTAGTCTCTCTCTCATATTTAAACTCACTAATAATAGACTAttatttcttccttcttttttatgaaatttcacAAGGTAAATTAATGACTCAAGTTCATGATTCTATAAGTAACGAGTTGTATTGTTTTCATATCCCCTTGCAACTATTTGCTTTTTTGATCGAGCCTTTAACTTTGAACAAGTTAGAAAAAACAATCAGCACACTGCATAAAAAATTGACTTGTCTTAAGTTAAAAATatctaaagtaaaaaagaaaagctaTATCTACTCTTAATATAAAATGAGTAAAATTCAAAAGCTATTTAAATTCgaaacttttcaattcaaatGAACAAATCTATTGCGTAAAAAAGAGGGAATGACAAATTACAGAAAAGAACGACCGTCAAATATTAAGGCTTTCATGAGAGTCTTCAGGTCTAAGAGCTGACTAAGAAATACCAAAAGTAGTCATTTTGAACTTGTGAAATTAATAGCAAAGATTAAGCAGGCTTcctaatataaaaatcaacaaaaatacaAGTTCTTTGATTGGTAAtaaataacaaacacaagataaaattaaatatgtaaaacaATGGTCCCCTATCTTACTTTTCTACAGCGTTTGTTCTGATAATTAATCCAAGGAGACCAAAACGTGAAAGAACCACTTCAGCTCTCATataaatgtgtgtatatatatatatatatatatatatatatatatacatatagctTAATCATGTTATGTATGTTTTCTGCACTACAAACAACAAAACTATCCTAAGCAAAATTAAGCAATTCTTTCTATAAACTCTGAATATATCTTTGAGGCATTAATTCTTAATGGAGGCCAATGCTCCTGAATTGCCTATGGAAGTGGCACATGAGTTCCCCGTGTAGAGGATAGCTTCTGTGTGACTTGCCCATCAGAAATAACTGTGAAGAAGAAATACCGCGGATTCTTCTTAAACCAACGATACGAGGTGTTAGATGTTACGGTGATCTCTTGCTTCGAGTTGATGGCTCAAGCCTTGACGTGtgttaaaaagtatataaacttttctctttaatttattatgcatAATATGATACTTGTATGAAATACAATACGTATCATCTAATACTACGATAccattattctaaaaatatataggaAATGATCATACATGTATCAAAATTCTGCTAATCTAAATGAAGAATAGACTTCTTGAGAAATGTCATTCCTCTATACTTCTTAGATATtactaaattcaaaataaaaatatgttactaTTATGGTAAATTGCTTTCTATTTTCTATcgaaatattaattgattttgtcaATAATTACTCTCTATCAAAgaatttaactaattatttttaatgaatttttttatattcaattatgttttttcatCAATAATGCTTGGATATATTCAAAAACCTTATATCCTTAGTTAATAAGATTGAATTCAGTATTACAATTTGGACCAACGATTGATGAAATAGTAtcaatttcattcttttcttaagATTATCCATAAAGTTGAGAATTATTAAAGACATGGATATTTCACATATTCAGTAAAGCATACAAAAATATTGATATCAGATATATATCGAGTACAGATACGTGAAGCAAATAAAATGTATAATGCTTCATAAGTTCTCTTCAAGTAAACATGTTACATGCCTATTGCctagtaattaattaatgtatagCTAAGACTCTTCATGTCATTATTATCAATGCTTAATGGTTTAAATTTCCAAGTAATATAAGATACACAATTAAAACACTAGACTAAGAAATTGACGGTGCATGAACATGTGATGATACATTGAAGATAAAGCTGATAACACTGCCGCATGGGTGGATGGTTCATAGAGGCAAAAGCTCGGAGGAGAAGGATTTGATTTTTGGGGTTCAACGATCCCACCCTGTTGACATGAAACCACGGCTTGATGTGTTCATGGCCACCAATATCAATGAAGATATCAGCAGCTTTCAACTTGTTGGGAGCCACATTGACAAGTCCTGCAAAGTTTACATAGGAGACACCATGATTGCAGAGGTATATATGTGGTTATGGTTATAGAATTATAAATTAAGCAGATTTTAATCTTGAGCTTAATTTGCGTAACATTTTTAAGGTAGATGTCAACAAGTGGCTTAAGGTTAATTTTGCTTAAGAATACTACATACACCTTTGCATTTGGCTgcaaatcaataaaatttatatgatgAGCATGTCATTAGCATCATGTCAATGCAAGTAGTATATTAGGAGTATCTTTTTTGTTCTGGCCATTataatcccaaaaatgtgaaagTAAAAATTACCCAAATTAAATTCCTTTTTCAATAAGTATTTATAGAAATATTAGTCAATCAATTTATGTAcctcatttttcaaaaaaaaataatatcatttaactttttaattagttgatatgaataaaataattttatgttttagaaaattaatttattttattttcttctcttataaatacatgcatattaaaaattttatttaaattgactCTAATTAAATACATGACGAAACCTAGATCATAAAGGGGAAAGACCCTATTTTCCCTTAAAAAAGGCTTTTTACACTACAAACTAACGAAATTAAATTACAACATACTTGCAGGTAATTGATGTATATCCAAGAAGCAACTTCAGCAATTGGAAAGAAGGCTTGAAGGTCAAAATCAATGCAGGGGTGGATTATGATTTCATTGTTGCGTTGCTTGTAATACTCACAGTAAATGATTACATATGATATTGATCTCCCCCGGACAGGCTTATACTACTAAAAACGCCAATAAAGAACTAGAATATAatagaattaataaaataactaattgtATTGTACAAACGTATTATGATGAAATGTAATGAAATTCTCAATCCTTTTCATTCTTTGAAATTGAGGGGAAAAAGAAGGTAAATAATGGAATAGGTTCTAGTAGTTTTCAATAtattccattttcattttatcaatcCGAACAATAAAACAACCTTAAGTCAAacttattacaaattatatttcaCCCTCTTCCGCGTATCCAAACATAAAGGCCTCGGCCTTGGTTTTTGACTGCCCACGGAAATAATCTAGGTATATActaggaaaataataaatttaaaaattgtgataaaTGTTTTAAACAACCCCAAGtcaaacaatataaaattcaattctttaattttttttatacgatTTATTCCCTTGTTTTGACTTCTAATCTTACAAGCATTGCAAAATCAAAGCATCGCTAGTAAAGATGAGTCTGGCCTTGCAACCGCTCTAATGTCTAATCAAAGTTAATTAAAACGTTTATATTTTCACGAAATTTGCAAACGTCTTTGGTTCTTAATTATTTAGTACCGATATTTGATATGCCTCATATATACTTCTATTTGACATTATTTTCTTACAATAATAGAGCTTCAAAGTTAGAACTTATATGACTTTTTACATATTACCTAGTCCTCTACCACTAGATCGATCTTAAcgaatttgttttaatttttgtaaaatattttagaaatatgtataaaaacaaaaattaagtaaaataaaaagtacacataTACTATATTCAGAATTtgatatacaaatatttaaattcaattgaaTAACTAGCAATCATACATGTGTCTTtctaataatacattttttctcttaaatatttttctgtttcaattttagtcttctatatcttttaattaatcaagcaataaatgataaatcacaaacactaatttatcagaacactattttcaattaaagattgaaaaaa is a window from the Glycine max cultivar Williams 82 chromosome 2, Glycine_max_v4.0, whole genome shotgun sequence genome containing:
- the LOC121174312 gene encoding protein LURP1-like, with the translated sequence MVHRGKSSEEKDLIFGVQRSHPVDMKPRLDVFMATNINEDISSFQLVGSHIDKSCKVYIGDTMIAEVIDVYPRSNFSNWKEGLKVKINAGVDYDFIVALLVILTVNDYI